The nucleotide sequence GGGCGGACTACTGGGCGGCGGACTCCGCCGCGCCCTGCTCCGTGCGGGTGCCGCCGTGCTGGAGGTCGCCGCCGCTGTTCTCGAGGTGGGCGCGCATGAACCACTGGAAGAGCTCGAGCTCCTTGACCTGGCCGATGAGCATGTCCTCCGTGACGGGGTCGAGCTCGCCGACCTTCTGGATCGCATCGCGGTGGTCCTCGATCACGCCGTTGTAGACGATGTCGAGGGCGGCGAGGTGCTCCACGCCGGTGGCGCGGTGGACCGAGTAGTCGTCCCAGGTGCGGGCCTGGACGAGATCGCCCGGCAGCCCGGAGGGGCCCACGCCCAGGGTGGCCATGCGCTCGGCGAGCTCGTCGACGAAGCCGCGCACGAGCTCGATCTGCGGGTCCAGCATCTCGTGGACCGAGATGAAGTTGGGGCCCACCACGTTCCAGTGGGCGTGCTTGAGCGTGAGCTGGAGGTCGTTGAGGGCGTGCAGGCGCTGCTGGAGCGTCTGGGCGACCTCGTGACCGTTCTCGGTGGACAGGCCGGGCACGGTGTAGGGGGCGGTGCGCTGGTTCGGGGTGGCCATGAGTTCGTCTCCGTGTTTCCGGCCGCCGCGGGGCGGCGGCCTGGCTCGACAACTGCGGGCGGCCCGCGGGACGGGCCTCTGCCCCCACTATGGCACGCCTCCCACCCACTGTCAGCACCCTGTCCATTCGCTTCGCTGTCCGCGATATCCAGGGGATGCGCGCCCGCCGCAGGACGCCTGATCGGGGCCTTGCCAGGACGCGGAGCCACTGATTGGCTGGGGCCCATGGACACGACTCCCGCCTCCGGCGACCAGCTCCCCGACGACCCGCACCTGGCCGACGACGTCGGCGTCCCCGACACCCCGGCGCGCGACCTCGAGACGGCCCCGGACCCCCTGGGCCAGACCAACGCCGGCCAGCGCGTGCCGAGCGCGGGGGACGCCGCGGACCCCGCCGACCCGGACTTCGGCGCGGGCGCAGGCGGCCCCGGCCCCACGGCCGGGGACTGACCCGGCGCGCCGCCGCTGCCCTGGGTCCCATGAGCACCCGCAGCACCAGCACCGCCGGGATCGCGCGGGCCACCGGCGTCCCGTGGGAGACCTGGACGGCCCGGCTCGACGAGCTCGGCGCCCGGACGATGGGCCACGCCGAGCTCGCCCGCCGAGTGGCCGAGCAGCTCGAGGGCGCCGTCGACAACCACGAGTGGTGGGCGCAGGCCGTCGCGGTGGCCTACGAGCAGCACACGGGCGCCCGCCGGCCCGGTCAGGCCGGGGACGGCACCTTCGGGGCGAGCGCGAGCCGCACCGTGACCGGCACCCCGGAGGAGGCGCTCGCCCGGTGGAGCGCGCTCATGGCCGGCCGCACGGAGGTCGGCGGCGTCCCGTTCCAGCAGCCGCCCACCACCGCCGCCACCGCGAAGTGGCGCTACTGGCGGGCTCGCCTCGCCGACGGGTCCAGGGTCTCCGCGAACATCGGCGCCAAGGCCGGTGGCCGCGCCACGGTGGCCCTCGCGCACACCGGCCTGGCCTCCGCGGAGGACGTCGTGCGGTGGCGCGCGGCCTGGAAGGACCTGCTGGCCGCGCTCTGAGCCCGCGCCGCGCTTGTGAGGCGGCTCACTCCTCGCCTACGGTGACCAAGTACCTGAGACGAGGAGTATCAGATGACCGTGCCCTATCCGCGCCTGCTCGCACCCCTGGACCTGGGCTTCACCACCCTGCCCAACCGGGTGCTCATGGGATCGATGCACACCGGTCTCGAGGAGCTGCCCGGAGGATTCGAGCGGCTCGCGGAGTTCTACGCGGAGCGGGTGCGGGGCGGGGTGGGACTCATCGTCACGGGCGGCGTGGGGCCGAACCCCGAGGGCGCCACCCGGGCCGGGGGTGCTCTCCTGCGCACCCCCGAGGAGGTGGCCCGGCACCGCCTGGTGACCGGCGCCGTGCACGCCGAGGGCGGCAGGATCGCCCTGCAGATCCTGCACTCCGGCCGCTACGCCAAGGCCCCGGCCGCCGTGGCCCCGAGCTCCCTGCGTGCCCCCATCAGCCCCGTGGTGCCGCACGAGCTCACCGCGGAGGAGATCGAGCGGACCATCGAGGACTTCGCCCGCACCGCCGCGCTCGCCCGGGAGGCCGGCTACGACGGCGTGGAGATCATGGGCTCCGAGGGCTACCTCATCAACGAGTTCGTCGCCGCCGAGACCAACCACCGCACCGACGAGTGGGGAGGGTGCTACCCGAACCGGATGCGCCTGCCCGTGGAGATCGTCCGCCGCGTCCGCGAGCGCACCGGCCCGGACTTCGTCCTCATCTACCGGCTCTCCATGCTGGACCTGGTCCCCGGCGGCTCCACGCTCGAGGAGGTCGTGGCACTGGCCCGGGCGGTCGAGGCCGCCGGCGCCACCCTGCTCAACACCGGCATCGGCTGGCACGAGGCGCGCATCCCCACGATCGCCACGGTCGTCCCCCGCGGCGGCTTCTCCTGGGTGACGCGCCGGCTCAAGGGCGAGGTCGGGATCCCGCTGGTCGCCGTGAACCGGATCAACACCCCGGAGACCGCGGAGCGGATCCTGGCGGACGGGGACGCCGACATGGTGTCCCTGGCCCGGCCCCTGCTCGCGGACCCGGACTTCGTGGTCAAGGCCGCGCGCGGCCGGGCGGACACCATCAACACGTGCATCGCGTGCAACCAGGCGTGCCTGGACCACACCTTCGCGGGCCGCACGGCGTCCTGCCTGGTCAACCCGCGGGCCGGGCACGAGACCCTGCTGCGCCTCGGCCCCACCCGCCGGGCCGAGCGGATCGGCGTGGTCGGCGCGGGCCCCGCGGGGCTGGCCTTCGCCGTCGGCGCCGCGGAGGCCGGGCACGCCGTCACCCTCTTCGAGGCGGCGGACCGGATCGGCGGGCAGTTCCTGATGGCGCTGCGCATCCCCGGCAAGGAGGAGTACGCGGAGACGCTGCGCTACTACGGGGTGCGGCTCGCCGAGCTGGGGGTGGAGGTGCGGCTCGGGACGGAGGCCGGGCCCGGGCACCTGCGCGGCTTCGACCGGCTCGTGCTCGCCACCGGCGTGGAACCGCGCGTGCCCGCGATCGAGGGGGTGGAGCACCCCTCGGTCGTGGGCTACCGGGACGTCCTGCAGCACGGGGCGCCCGTGGGACGCCGGGTCGCGGTCCTGGGCGCCGGGGGCATCGGCTTCGACGTCGCCGAGTTCCTCCTGCACTCCGCCGGCACGGACTTCTACCGCGCGTGGGGCGTCGACACGACGCTGTCCGCCCGGGGCGGGCTGGTCCCGCCCCGGCCCGGGCGCCCGGCGCGCGAGGTGACGCTGCTGCAGCGCTCCCCCGGCAAGCTCGGGGCCGGCCTGGGCCGCACGACCGGCTGGATCCACCGGACCTCGCTCCGGGCCGGCGGCGTCCGCACCCTGAGCGGGGTCGTGTACCGGCGGATCGACGACGACGGGCTGCACCTCACCGCGCCGGGACCCGACTGCACGGAGCCGGTCGAGCAGGTGCTGCCGGTCGACACCGTGGTGCTGTGCACGGGCCAGGAGCCGCTGCGGCGGCTGCACGACACGCTGCTGGGGACCGGCCACGACACCGGCGCCGTACCGGTGCACCTCATCGGCGGGGCGGACGTGGCGGCCGAGCTGGACGCCAAGCGGGCGATCCGGCAGGCCACGGAGCTCGTCGCCGCCCTGGGCTGACCGCTCCCGGCCCGGGCCCGGCCTGGCGGGGCAGGGCCGGGCGGGGCCGGGCCAGGAGCGGGCCGCGCCGTGCGGCGATGTGCGGGACCGGGCCCCGGGTGCCACGATGGGGTCACTCCCGCGGAAAGGATCCCCATGCAGCTCGACCTCCTGCTCGTCAACGCCACGGTCCTGACCATGGACCCGGACCGCCCGACGGCGTCGAGCCTCGGCGTGCACGGCGGGCGGATCGTGGTCCTCGACGACCCGGACGTGCCGGCGGCCGAGACCGTGGACCTCGGCGGGGCCACCGTGCTGCCGGGGTTCGTGGACGCGCACTGCCACACCGCGTGGTTCGGGCTCGGCCTGGCGGAGGTGGACCTCTCCGGCTGCACATCCCTGGACGAGCTGTACGCGGCCCTGGAGCGCGGCATGGCCGCGAAGCCGCGGGACGAGGAGTGGCTCATGGCCACCGGCTTCCTCCCCGCCACCGTGGGCGGGTCGCTGCCCGACATCGACGTCCTCGACCGCATCACGGGCCGCACGCCGCTGTTCGTCCGGCACACGTCCGGCCACGCGGCGGTGGTGAACTCCGAGGCGCTGCGGCGGGCGGAGATCTTCACCCCGGGGACCCCGGACCCGGTGGGCGGGCGGGTGGTGCGGGACGACACCGGCCGCGCCACGGGCCTGGTCGAGGAGACCGCCCAGGCCGTGGTGCAGGAGCTGTTCCGCCCCTACCCGGTGGACCGGATCGTGGCGGCGCTCGACCGCGCCACCGCCCGCTACGCCGCCGAGGGCATCACCACGTTCGCCGAGGCGGGGGTGGGCGCCGGGTGGATCGGGCACAACCCCTCCGAGCTGCAGGCCTACCAGCAGGCCCGGGACGCCGGCGTCCTGCACGCCCGGGCCCAGGTGATGCCCGTGCTGGACGTCCTGCACGGGATCAGCGGCCTCGGGGACGGCTCCGAGCGCGGGCTCGACCTCGGGCTGCGCACCGGCTTCGGCGACGACGAGCTCAGGCTCGGACCGGTCAAGGTGTTCGTGGACGGCTCGCTGCTCGGGGAGACCGCCGCCGTGACCGAGGCGTTCTGCGGAGGCCACTCGACGGGCTACTTCCAGGAGAACCCCGAGCAGATGGCCGAGGCGATCCACGCGGCGTACCGCGCGGGCTGGTCGGTGGCCGCCCACGCGATCGGGGACCGGGCCATCGACTTCGCGATCGACGTGATCACCCGCTGCCAGGACCAGCACGGGCGCCACCGGCTGCCCAACCGGATCGAGCACGCGAGCATCACCCGCCCGGACCAGCTGCCGCGGCTCGCGGCCGCGGGGATCGTGGTGACCCCGCAGATCGGCTTCCTGCGCCCCATGGCCGCCCAGTTCCGCCGGCTCCTGGGCCCCGAGCGCACGGACTGGACCTACCGGGGCCGCAGCTTCCTGGACGCCGGGGTGCGGCTGGCGGGCAGCTCCGACCGGCCGGTCGCCGACGGCGACGTGCTGCGCTCGGTCCAGGCCTGGACCGACCGCCTCGACGGTGACGGACGGCGCTTCGGGCCCGCCGGGGAACGGCTCGACGTGCTGCAGGCCCTCGCCGCCTACACGTCCGAGGCCGCGAAGGCGCTGGGGATGTTCGACCGGATCGGCTCGCTCGCCCCGGGCAAGCTCGCGGACCTGGTGGTGCTGGAGGAGAACCCCCTCGAGGTGCACCGGCGGGGCGGGTCGGTGGAGCACATCGGCGTGCGCGCGACCTACCGCGGCGGCCGGCTCACCCACCGCGCCGGCTGAACGGCGCCGGACGGAGCGGACAGCGCTCAGCCCTCCACGAGGATCCCGTCCTCGTCGGCCCACACCGTCCGGCCCGGGCGGAAGGTCACGCCCTCGATGACGACCGGCACGTCCTGCTCCCCGACGCCGTCCTTGGCGGACTTGCGCGGGTTGGAGCCCAGGGCCTTGACCCCGAGGGGCAGCCCGGCCAGGGCGACCCGGTCCCGCACGGGGCCGTTGATGATGACCCCGGCCCACCCGTTGCGCACCGCGGACTCGGCGATCATGTCCCCCATGAGCGCGGTGCCCATGGAGCCGTGGCCGTCCACGACGAGGACCGCGCCCTCCCCCGGGGAGTTGAGCACGGCCTTCACCAGGCCGTTGTCCTGGAAGCAGCGGACCGTGCGCACCGGCCCGGTGAACGCGGCCGTCCCGCCCAGGTCGAGGAACTGGCGCGGGCAGGACATCAGCTGCTCCCCGCGCTCGTCGTAGAGGTCGGCGGTGGTGAACGGGCGCGGATCGGTCATGAGCTGCTCCTGAGGCATCCGGTGGTGGTTCCGGCACCAGCCTAGCCAGCGGAACCGCCGCGCTCGGCCCCGGCGGGCGCCGCGGCCGGCCCCGGCGCCTCCTCCCGCGCGGCGGGCACGGTCGTGCCCAGCGGGATCTCCTCGATGAGCAGGGACAGCACGAGGCACGCCGCCGCGACCGGGAGACCCCACAGGAAGATCGGCGGCAGCGCCTGGGCGAAGGCCTGCGCGACGGCCTCCTGCACCGGGGCGGGCAGTCCCGCGAGCACCTGGGGGCTCAGGGCGTCGAGGTCGAGGGCGGGCACGGCGCGGCCCCCGAGCGCGTCGTCGAGCCGGGCGACGAAGACGGAGCCGA is from Kocuria rosea and encodes:
- the rraA gene encoding ribonuclease E activity regulator RraA, giving the protein MTDPRPFTTADLYDERGEQLMSCPRQFLDLGGTAAFTGPVRTVRCFQDNGLVKAVLNSPGEGAVLVVDGHGSMGTALMGDMIAESAVRNGWAGVIINGPVRDRVALAGLPLGVKALGSNPRKSAKDGVGEQDVPVVIEGVTFRPGRTVWADEDGILVEG
- a CDS encoding NADPH-dependent 2,4-dienoyl-CoA reductase, whose translation is MTVPYPRLLAPLDLGFTTLPNRVLMGSMHTGLEELPGGFERLAEFYAERVRGGVGLIVTGGVGPNPEGATRAGGALLRTPEEVARHRLVTGAVHAEGGRIALQILHSGRYAKAPAAVAPSSLRAPISPVVPHELTAEEIERTIEDFARTAALAREAGYDGVEIMGSEGYLINEFVAAETNHRTDEWGGCYPNRMRLPVEIVRRVRERTGPDFVLIYRLSMLDLVPGGSTLEEVVALARAVEAAGATLLNTGIGWHEARIPTIATVVPRGGFSWVTRRLKGEVGIPLVAVNRINTPETAERILADGDADMVSLARPLLADPDFVVKAARGRADTINTCIACNQACLDHTFAGRTASCLVNPRAGHETLLRLGPTRRAERIGVVGAGPAGLAFAVGAAEAGHAVTLFEAADRIGGQFLMALRIPGKEEYAETLRYYGVRLAELGVEVRLGTEAGPGHLRGFDRLVLATGVEPRVPAIEGVEHPSVVGYRDVLQHGAPVGRRVAVLGAGGIGFDVAEFLLHSAGTDFYRAWGVDTTLSARGGLVPPRPGRPAREVTLLQRSPGKLGAGLGRTTGWIHRTSLRAGGVRTLSGVVYRRIDDDGLHLTAPGPDCTEPVEQVLPVDTVVLCTGQEPLRRLHDTLLGTGHDTGAVPVHLIGGADVAAELDAKRAIRQATELVAALG
- a CDS encoding Dps family protein, with the translated sequence MATPNQRTAPYTVPGLSTENGHEVAQTLQQRLHALNDLQLTLKHAHWNVVGPNFISVHEMLDPQIELVRGFVDELAERMATLGVGPSGLPGDLVQARTWDDYSVHRATGVEHLAALDIVYNGVIEDHRDAIQKVGELDPVTEDMLIGQVKELELFQWFMRAHLENSGGDLQHGGTRTEQGAAESAAQ
- a CDS encoding amidohydrolase, coding for MQLDLLLVNATVLTMDPDRPTASSLGVHGGRIVVLDDPDVPAAETVDLGGATVLPGFVDAHCHTAWFGLGLAEVDLSGCTSLDELYAALERGMAAKPRDEEWLMATGFLPATVGGSLPDIDVLDRITGRTPLFVRHTSGHAAVVNSEALRRAEIFTPGTPDPVGGRVVRDDTGRATGLVEETAQAVVQELFRPYPVDRIVAALDRATARYAAEGITTFAEAGVGAGWIGHNPSELQAYQQARDAGVLHARAQVMPVLDVLHGISGLGDGSERGLDLGLRTGFGDDELRLGPVKVFVDGSLLGETAAVTEAFCGGHSTGYFQENPEQMAEAIHAAYRAGWSVAAHAIGDRAIDFAIDVITRCQDQHGRHRLPNRIEHASITRPDQLPRLAAAGIVVTPQIGFLRPMAAQFRRLLGPERTDWTYRGRSFLDAGVRLAGSSDRPVADGDVLRSVQAWTDRLDGDGRRFGPAGERLDVLQALAAYTSEAAKALGMFDRIGSLAPGKLADLVVLEENPLEVHRRGGSVEHIGVRATYRGGRLTHRAG